One genomic segment of Nitratidesulfovibrio sp. includes these proteins:
- a CDS encoding PAS domain S-box protein has product MAADDGHHDHDIAGTGQPPAHPGRREGSGNAPAGASPGSSPGGAGNVTSHALPDAEPFDAAENLRLLLEHLPSAYSLHEMLWDEHGQPCDYRFLDVNPAFEAMTGLARDRMIGRTLFEVLPGIERKWLDIYGRVVSTGESTAFEHRDALLGRHWNVRAWRAGPNRFAVVFTDATRCRVMEDELRRSSAMQRAMIRNIPFDFWARDASGRVVMQSDISVALWGDLTVSPDSERDVPEATRSGWTAINARAMAGETVRHEHEAQLPDGTRRVFSSMVTPIRPIREDTADGLLGILGINIDVTEQRAAEQAARHSEARFRSLIENALNLPVQGYDRERRVFFWNAASERLYGFTRDEAVGRRLEELIIPDYMVDVVLRDVAHWVETGIAPRAGELRLRHKDGSPVAVYSSHVAMQGQGGEPEMYCIDVDLNDLRRAELALRESEQRFRSLVANLPGVVYRCETAPPWRALFVSDQVEQLTGHPAAEYQQGTLPLEHIVHPDDRARIIAEMAAVTDPDGHYSLEYRVQHEDGTQRAVMEQGRRVHDEAGREFLDGVILDVTPLRQALGDLADARDFLDAVMEAMPSALAGVGPDGLVIHWNRAAEEVSGLSRGAARGRPAAEVLPRLVGAAPDVHEAVARRQAARFEGLPRVTDGRLRYLDVMLFPLAGQDAAPGVQGAVIVRVDDVTERTRLADMLVQTEKMLSVGGLAGGMAHELNNPLGAVLQGVQNIMRRLDPDLAANAQAARETGVSLAAMRAYMETRRISEMLEGIRDAGTRAADIIATMLDFTRPGQGRRTTARAHALAERALALAGSDYDLRRQYDFRKLHVVRDYAENEDTLTCVPTEIEQVLLNLFKNAAHAMAEKRYPVGQAPALRVATRREGDEVVIVVEDNGAGMEPEVRRRVFEPFFTTKPPGVGTGLGLAVSYFIVVRTHGGSIACDGVPGEGTRFTVRLPARQAVDD; this is encoded by the coding sequence ATGGCAGCCGACGACGGCCACCACGACCACGACATCGCCGGAACCGGGCAGCCCCCCGCACATCCCGGACGCCGGGAAGGCTCCGGCAATGCTCCCGCTGGCGCTTCACCGGGTTCCTCGCCTGGTGGCGCGGGGAATGTGACGTCCCATGCCCTGCCGGACGCGGAACCTTTTGACGCGGCAGAGAATCTTCGTCTGCTGCTCGAACACCTGCCCAGCGCGTATTCCCTGCACGAAATGCTCTGGGACGAGCACGGCCAGCCGTGCGACTACAGGTTCCTCGACGTCAATCCCGCCTTCGAGGCCATGACCGGCCTTGCCCGCGACAGGATGATAGGCCGTACGTTGTTTGAGGTTTTGCCCGGCATCGAACGCAAGTGGCTGGATATCTACGGCAGGGTGGTCTCCACCGGCGAAAGCACGGCCTTCGAACACCGGGACGCGCTGCTGGGCAGGCACTGGAATGTGCGGGCCTGGCGCGCGGGGCCGAACCGGTTCGCGGTGGTCTTTACGGACGCCACCCGCTGCCGGGTCATGGAGGACGAACTGCGTCGCTCCTCGGCCATGCAGCGGGCCATGATCCGCAACATTCCCTTCGACTTCTGGGCGCGCGATGCCAGCGGCCGCGTGGTCATGCAAAGCGACATTTCCGTGGCCCTGTGGGGCGACCTGACGGTATCGCCCGACAGCGAGCGGGACGTGCCCGAGGCTACCCGCAGCGGGTGGACGGCCATCAACGCCCGTGCCATGGCGGGCGAGACGGTGCGCCACGAGCACGAGGCGCAACTGCCGGACGGCACCCGGCGCGTCTTCTCCAGCATGGTCACCCCCATCCGTCCCATCCGTGAAGACACGGCCGACGGGCTGCTCGGCATTCTCGGCATCAACATCGACGTCACGGAACAGCGCGCCGCCGAACAGGCCGCGCGCCACAGCGAGGCGCGGTTCCGTTCGCTGATAGAGAACGCCCTGAACCTGCCGGTGCAGGGCTACGACCGCGAGCGGCGGGTGTTCTTCTGGAACGCCGCCAGCGAACGCCTGTATGGCTTCACTCGTGACGAGGCCGTGGGCAGGCGGCTGGAGGAACTCATCATCCCGGACTACATGGTCGACGTGGTGCTGCGCGACGTTGCCCACTGGGTGGAAACCGGCATCGCCCCCCGCGCGGGCGAATTGCGCCTGCGCCACAAGGACGGCAGCCCGGTGGCGGTGTATTCTTCGCACGTGGCGATGCAGGGGCAGGGCGGCGAGCCCGAGATGTACTGCATCGACGTGGACCTCAACGACCTGCGCCGTGCCGAACTGGCCCTGCGCGAGAGCGAGCAGCGCTTCCGCTCGCTGGTGGCCAACCTGCCGGGCGTGGTCTACCGTTGCGAGACCGCGCCGCCGTGGCGGGCGTTGTTCGTGTCCGACCAGGTGGAACAACTGACCGGGCATCCGGCGGCGGAATATCAACAGGGTACCCTACCCCTTGAACACATCGTGCATCCCGATGACCGCGCCAGGATCATCGCGGAGATGGCGGCGGTCACCGATCCGGACGGGCATTATTCGCTGGAATACCGGGTACAGCACGAAGACGGCACCCAGCGCGCGGTCATGGAGCAGGGGCGGCGGGTGCACGACGAGGCAGGCAGGGAGTTTCTGGATGGGGTGATCCTGGATGTAACCCCCCTGCGGCAGGCCCTGGGCGATCTTGCCGACGCGCGCGACTTCCTGGATGCGGTGATGGAGGCCATGCCATCGGCCCTGGCCGGGGTGGGGCCGGACGGTCTGGTCATTCACTGGAACCGCGCGGCGGAAGAGGTGTCCGGCCTTTCGCGCGGGGCGGCGCGCGGGCGCCCCGCGGCCGAGGTGTTGCCCCGGCTGGTGGGCGCCGCCCCGGACGTGCACGAAGCCGTGGCCCGGCGCCAGGCCGCCCGGTTCGAGGGACTGCCCCGCGTGACGGACGGGCGGCTGCGCTACCTGGATGTGATGCTGTTCCCCCTTGCGGGGCAGGATGCCGCGCCCGGCGTGCAGGGGGCCGTCATCGTGCGGGTGGACGACGTCACCGAGCGCACCCGGCTGGCCGACATGCTGGTGCAGACCGAAAAGATGCTGTCGGTGGGGGGGCTTGCGGGCGGCATGGCGCACGAACTGAACAATCCGCTGGGGGCGGTGTTGCAGGGCGTGCAGAACATCATGCGCCGACTGGACCCGGACCTTGCCGCCAACGCCCAGGCAGCGCGCGAAACCGGGGTGTCGCTGGCGGCCATGCGCGCCTACATGGAGACCCGGCGCATTTCCGAAATGCTGGAAGGCATCCGTGATGCGGGCACCCGCGCGGCAGACATCATCGCCACCATGCTGGATTTCACGCGGCCCGGACAGGGGCGGCGCACCACGGCGCGGGCGCACGCCCTGGCCGAGCGGGCGCTGGCCCTGGCGGGCAGCGACTACGATCTGCGCCGCCAGTACGACTTCCGCAAGCTGCACGTGGTGCGCGATTACGCAGAGAACGAGGATACCCTGACCTGCGTGCCCACCGAGATCGAGCAGGTGTTGCTGAACCTGTTCAAGAACGCGGCTCATGCCATGGCGGAAAAACGCTACCCGGTCGGGCAGGCCCCCGCCCTGCGTGTGGCCACCCGGCGCGAGGGCGACGAGGTGGTCATCGTGGTGGAGGACAATGGGGCGGGCATGGAGCCGGAAGTGCGGCGGCGGGTATTCGAGCCGTTCTTTACCACCAAGCCGCCGGGCGTGGGCACCGGGCTGGGGCTTGCGGTCAGCTATTTCATCGTGGTGCGCACCCATGGCGGCAGCATTGCCTGCGACGGAGTGCCCGGCGAGGGGACCCGGTTCACCGTGCGGTTGCCGGCCAGGCAGGCGGTGGACGACTAG
- a CDS encoding twin-arginine translocase TatA/TatE family subunit, with protein sequence MIGELFQPMHLLVVGIVALFVFGPDKLPQLGKTLGRAVRELRGAMNEPDDAPKDGPR encoded by the coding sequence ATGATCGGAGAGCTTTTTCAGCCGATGCACCTGCTGGTTGTGGGTATCGTGGCCTTGTTCGTTTTCGGGCCGGACAAGCTGCCCCAGTTGGGCAAGACATTGGGCAGGGCCGTGCGCGAACTGCGCGGAGCCATGAACGAACCCGACGATGCCCCCAAGGATGGCCCCAGATAG
- a CDS encoding nucleoside recognition domain-containing protein → MGLALPLLACAVALGAILARDPRLLAWHAAWPGLVRPLLHMLVTMGVGLAVGLAVEAFGWTPLLARLARPVTRWGRLPDASGAAFATAFLSAAASNSLLMEAHTAGRLSARELRLSYLLNSGLPVFLLHLPTTFFVVGPLARTAGIIYLTLNGVAALLRTALVLLLTRRAEPPDTRGDGDVTGGLDGHGRLPAGQDSPHSGPMHADTADEIHADAPATPADRLRAAVTLVGARFRRRIGRMALFTAPTYLAMYALHQAGVFDTLRELAAGGAAGGLGMGILPVQAAGVVIFSAAAEFSSGVAAAAALLDAGSLDTAQTALALVLGTIVATPIRALRHQLPSHTGIFTPRLGLVLLVQSQLFRVASLTAVTATWWMTAH, encoded by the coding sequence ATGGGACTGGCACTGCCGCTGCTGGCCTGTGCCGTGGCCCTGGGAGCCATCCTGGCCCGCGACCCCCGGTTGCTGGCCTGGCATGCCGCGTGGCCGGGGCTGGTACGCCCCCTGCTGCACATGCTGGTGACCATGGGTGTGGGACTGGCCGTGGGACTGGCTGTGGAAGCCTTTGGCTGGACGCCGCTTCTGGCCCGGCTGGCCCGCCCGGTAACCCGCTGGGGTCGCCTGCCCGACGCCAGCGGCGCCGCCTTTGCCACGGCGTTCCTGTCCGCTGCCGCATCCAACTCGCTGCTCATGGAGGCGCACACCGCCGGGCGGTTGTCCGCGCGCGAACTGCGCCTGTCATACCTGCTCAATTCCGGCTTGCCGGTCTTCCTGCTGCACCTGCCCACCACGTTCTTCGTGGTGGGGCCGCTGGCGCGCACGGCGGGCATCATCTACCTGACGCTGAACGGCGTGGCCGCGCTGCTGCGTACGGCGCTGGTGCTGCTGCTCACCCGCCGGGCAGAGCCACCTGACACGCGCGGGGACGGGGACGTGACCGGGGGACTGGACGGACACGGGCGGCTGCCTGCCGGACAGGACTCGCCCCATTCCGGCCCCATGCATGCGGATACGGCAGATGAAATCCACGCGGACGCGCCCGCCACCCCGGCTGACCGCCTGCGGGCGGCAGTGACGCTGGTGGGCGCGCGATTCCGCCGCCGCATCGGCCGCATGGCCCTGTTCACCGCGCCAACCTATCTTGCCATGTACGCCCTGCATCAGGCCGGGGTGTTCGACACCCTGCGCGAGCTTGCGGCAGGCGGCGCCGCCGGGGGACTCGGCATGGGCATCCTGCCGGTGCAGGCCGCCGGGGTGGTGATATTTTCCGCCGCCGCCGAATTCTCGTCCGGCGTGGCCGCCGCAGCAGCCCTGTTGGACGCGGGTTCGCTGGACACGGCCCAGACCGCGCTGGCGCTGGTGCTGGGCACCATCGTGGCCACCCCCATCCGGGCACTGCGCCACCAGTTGCCGTCGCACACCGGCATCTTCACCCCCCGCCTGGGACTGGTGCTGCTGGTGCAGAGCCAGCTGTTCCGCGTGGCCAGCCTGACCGCCGTTACCGCCACATGGTGGATGACCGCGCACTAG